Proteins encoded together in one Fibrobacter sp. UWH4 window:
- a CDS encoding alpha/beta fold hydrolase, whose amino-acid sequence MKEKWIWLPDFASDMGLWEDELATVSPEADHLFVPYEKMVSYLDHLYGEPDLASASTVVGWGLGAFALLKNAASRPKGQRWILLSPFADYCSEESEWTAENLSFIAHQTLTASDATINAFYELLEDELGEWQDDWLKCAKRIKPEALRLGLEYMAKNRIESSVDTAGGGVQVLYGRMDRAIPPSMTMALADFMPGAEFKERPKAGHWPPMLLF is encoded by the coding sequence ATGAAAGAAAAATGGATATGGCTCCCGGATTTTGCCTCGGATATGGGGTTGTGGGAAGACGAACTGGCGACGGTGTCGCCAGAGGCGGACCATCTTTTTGTTCCTTACGAAAAAATGGTTTCGTATTTAGATCATTTGTATGGAGAACCGGACCTTGCCTCGGCATCGACTGTCGTGGGGTGGGGACTGGGTGCTTTTGCCTTGTTGAAGAATGCTGCTTCCCGGCCTAAGGGACAACGCTGGATTCTGTTGTCTCCTTTTGCGGATTACTGTTCCGAAGAAAGCGAGTGGACTGCAGAAAACCTCTCCTTTATTGCTCATCAGACACTGACTGCGTCGGATGCGACGATCAATGCGTTTTATGAGTTGCTTGAAGATGAACTGGGGGAATGGCAGGACGACTGGTTGAAATGTGCCAAACGCATAAAACCTGAGGCGTTGCGCTTGGGACTGGAGTACATGGCAAAGAATCGCATTGAATCCTCGGTTGATACGGCAGGTGGTGGCGTACAGGTCCTCTATGGTCGCATGGACCGGGCGATTCCTCCGTCGATGACGATGGCCTTGGCCGATTTTATGCCTGGAGCGGAGTTCAAGGAACGTCCGAAGGCGGGACATTGGCCCCCGATGCTCTTATTTTAG
- a CDS encoding TPM domain-containing protein — protein MSLALSAWAETSTEAPRYPQRPSESNIYDDNHLLNASETSLFNSLADELYRKTGIELTCVLLDDIGHVNQFEKSERYAQNTAKEWNLGRQTAEGIMIFVAQKQRWKNIVVTPALEKNFDEKTLAKIQQKTLIPAFREYNYGEGILSLSYALAQMGAKAKGKQLDIDATPYKLSENSVPALMILFILFVFFLLLMAKFSGGRGNGILWFLFGGAIKNKKKDEAEVGFGGGFGGSPKGFGGGFGNGLGGGFSSGMGGGSSFGNGIGRFGKRDDLW, from the coding sequence TTGAGCCTTGCGCTTTCCGCATGGGCAGAAACATCGACCGAAGCCCCTAGATACCCGCAAAGGCCCTCCGAAAGCAACATCTACGACGACAATCACTTATTAAATGCATCCGAGACTAGCCTTTTCAACAGCCTTGCGGACGAACTCTACCGAAAGACAGGCATCGAACTCACCTGCGTCCTGCTAGACGACATCGGACACGTGAACCAGTTCGAAAAAAGTGAACGCTACGCCCAGAATACCGCCAAGGAATGGAACCTCGGCAGGCAAACCGCCGAAGGAATCATGATCTTTGTCGCCCAGAAGCAGCGTTGGAAGAACATTGTCGTCACGCCAGCTCTAGAAAAAAACTTTGACGAAAAGACACTCGCCAAAATTCAGCAAAAGACACTGATTCCGGCATTCCGTGAATACAACTATGGCGAAGGAATTCTTTCCCTGTCTTACGCACTCGCCCAGATGGGCGCCAAAGCCAAGGGGAAACAACTCGACATCGATGCCACCCCCTACAAGCTGAGCGAAAACAGCGTTCCCGCACTCATGATCCTGTTCATCCTCTTTGTATTCTTCTTGCTCCTCATGGCCAAATTCAGCGGAGGCCGTGGCAACGGCATTCTCTGGTTCCTGTTCGGAGGCGCCATCAAGAACAAGAAAAAAGATGAAGCAGAAGTCGGGTTCGGCGGAGGATTCGGCGGCTCCCCGAAAGGTTTCGGAGGCGGTTTCGGAAACGGACTCGGCGGAGGATTCAGCAGCGGAATGGGCGGAGGATCTTCGTTCGGCAACGGAATAGGACGATTCGGAAAAAGGGATGACCTTTGGTGA